In one window of Deltaproteobacteria bacterium DNA:
- a CDS encoding DUF4124 domain-containing protein has product MGKSAIFVLFSAVMVLASSVVSAQADYYGYKDAKGVWRYTDDMGSIPAAYRKSMKVLKSEKPEEKPAEAADSGKAADDKGTDAAAKSGSSDGGKGMGARLEMLNRERDALEKERESLAAERSALEQERTKTASRKSQAEINEKAKAYNERVKAYDARRQAYEKKVKETVTAR; this is encoded by the coding sequence ATGGGAAAGAGCGCCATCTTCGTGCTTTTTTCGGCGGTAATGGTTCTGGCTTCATCCGTCGTGTCGGCGCAGGCCGATTATTACGGGTACAAGGACGCCAAGGGCGTGTGGCGTTACACGGACGACATGGGTTCCATCCCGGCGGCGTACCGCAAGAGCATGAAGGTCCTGAAATCCGAAAAGCCGGAGGAAAAACCAGCCGAAGCGGCGGATTCCGGGAAGGCCGCCGATGATAAAGGTACTGACGCTGCGGCCAAATCGGGTTCCTCCGACGGAGGCAAGGGAATGGGCGCCCGGCTGGAGATGCTGAACAGGGAACGTGACGCCCTGGAAAAGGAGAGGGAGTCGCTTGCCGCCGAAAGGAGCGCCCTGGAACAGGAACGCACCAAGACAGCCTCCCGGAAGAGCCAGGCTGAAATTAACGAAAAGGCCAAGGCGTACAATGAGCGGGTAAAGGCATACGACGCCCGCCGCCAGGCCTACGAAAAAAAGGTGAAGGAGACGGTGACGGCCCGTTAG
- a CDS encoding enoyl-CoA hydratase/isomerase family protein produces MVRRIRKAAVLGSGVMGGGIAALLASAGIKTLLLDIVPFDLTEEQKKDKKQRNRIVQAGYDGAVKARPALFMLPKKDSALVSVGNFEDDWDQLAECDWIVEVVVENLKIKQDVMAKIEKIRKPGSIISTNTSGIPLKDISANSSADFKKNFMGTHFFNPVRYMKLLELIPGAETDQEVLDFMADFGERILGKGIVWAKDTPNFIGNRIGVQGMVQAMQFMVEDGLTIPEVDAIFGSSMGRPNTAMYKTADLVGLDTLGHVAKNTYDLVVDDEARESFKVPAFVATMIEKKLLGNKTKGGFYRKDITPEWKKIAKVINPSTGEYEEYGKPDFACLAAAKGAKDLADKMKAIVYGDDKAAKFAWRVVSNGLVYAANRIPEISDTVVEIDNAMKWGYNFAMGPFESWDAIGVAESVAKMEKDGLKVPEKVKKMLASGATSFYKTENGQVSFYDFASGSYKPIVLSSTIISLAAAKGAGKLVKKNNSASLIDIGDGVFCVEFHTKMNAINRELVEGMGEALDYVDNNGVGLVIGNQAPGFPGAFSAGGDLAYMLGLAKEGKFSEIDAFLDMAQSGLQKGLYSPFPVVAAPFGMTLGGGCEVCLGADRIVAHSELYMGLVEIGVGLLPAGGGCMNLWKRFVTTTPDAVDVKDLAAYFLPVFMAIATAQYSNSAAEARAKGFLRPIDRIVFNRDYLIGEAKKEVLRMVDAGYAPPARQKLRVLGEAAQGMAEAELFNMQSAGYVSEYDVFLAKRIAFVIGGGDAKSGGYISEEAMLKLEREAFVDFFKEEKTMARVEAMLTTGKPLRN; encoded by the coding sequence ATGGTGAGAAGGATAAGAAAAGCAGCCGTATTGGGTTCCGGGGTCATGGGCGGCGGAATCGCAGCCCTTTTGGCCAGCGCCGGAATCAAAACCCTTCTTCTGGACATTGTCCCCTTCGATCTTACGGAGGAGCAGAAAAAGGACAAGAAGCAGAGAAACCGTATTGTTCAGGCCGGTTACGACGGAGCGGTGAAGGCGCGTCCCGCCCTTTTCATGCTTCCCAAGAAGGACTCGGCCCTGGTCTCCGTGGGTAATTTCGAGGACGACTGGGATCAGCTTGCAGAATGCGACTGGATCGTCGAGGTTGTCGTCGAAAACCTCAAGATCAAGCAAGACGTGATGGCGAAGATCGAAAAGATCAGGAAGCCCGGCTCCATCATCTCCACAAACACCTCCGGTATTCCGTTGAAGGACATTTCGGCCAATTCCTCCGCCGATTTCAAGAAGAACTTTATGGGCACGCACTTTTTCAACCCGGTGCGCTACATGAAGCTTCTCGAACTCATCCCCGGAGCGGAAACCGACCAGGAAGTCTTGGATTTCATGGCTGATTTCGGCGAGCGCATCCTCGGCAAGGGCATTGTCTGGGCCAAGGACACCCCCAATTTCATCGGAAACCGCATCGGCGTACAGGGCATGGTCCAGGCCATGCAGTTCATGGTTGAAGACGGCCTTACCATCCCCGAAGTGGACGCCATTTTCGGCTCCTCCATGGGCCGTCCCAACACCGCCATGTATAAGACCGCAGACCTCGTTGGCCTCGACACCTTAGGCCACGTGGCCAAGAACACCTACGATCTGGTTGTTGACGACGAGGCCCGCGAATCCTTCAAGGTTCCCGCCTTCGTGGCAACCATGATTGAGAAGAAGCTCCTCGGCAACAAGACCAAGGGCGGCTTCTACCGCAAGGACATCACCCCGGAATGGAAAAAGATCGCCAAGGTGATCAATCCTTCCACGGGCGAGTATGAAGAGTACGGCAAGCCCGACTTTGCCTGCCTCGCGGCGGCCAAGGGAGCCAAGGACCTTGCCGACAAGATGAAGGCCATCGTGTACGGCGACGACAAGGCCGCCAAGTTCGCGTGGCGGGTGGTTTCCAACGGGCTTGTTTACGCGGCCAACCGGATTCCCGAAATCTCCGACACCGTTGTTGAAATCGACAACGCCATGAAGTGGGGCTACAACTTCGCAATGGGTCCGTTCGAGTCATGGGACGCCATCGGAGTGGCCGAATCCGTAGCCAAGATGGAAAAAGACGGCCTTAAGGTTCCCGAAAAGGTCAAGAAGATGCTCGCCTCCGGCGCAACTTCCTTCTACAAGACCGAAAACGGCCAGGTCTCCTTCTACGATTTCGCGTCAGGCAGCTACAAGCCCATCGTTCTTTCCTCCACCATCATAAGCCTTGCCGCCGCCAAGGGCGCGGGCAAGCTGGTGAAGAAGAACAACTCCGCAAGCCTCATCGACATCGGCGACGGCGTGTTCTGCGTGGAATTCCACACCAAGATGAACGCCATCAACCGCGAGTTGGTGGAAGGCATGGGCGAGGCCCTGGACTATGTCGACAACAACGGCGTGGGCCTTGTCATCGGCAACCAGGCCCCCGGCTTCCCCGGCGCTTTCTCAGCCGGCGGCGATCTGGCCTACATGCTTGGCCTTGCGAAAGAGGGCAAGTTCTCCGAGATCGACGCCTTCCTTGACATGGCGCAGTCAGGCCTCCAGAAAGGCCTTTACTCCCCCTTCCCGGTGGTTGCCGCTCCCTTTGGCATGACCCTTGGCGGCGGCTGCGAAGTCTGCCTTGGCGCCGACCGCATCGTTGCCCATTCCGAGCTTTACATGGGCCTCGTTGAAATCGGCGTGGGCCTTCTTCCCGCAGGCGGCGGCTGCATGAACCTGTGGAAGCGCTTTGTCACCACCACCCCGGACGCAGTGGACGTGAAAGACCTGGCAGCCTACTTCCTGCCCGTGTTCATGGCCATCGCAACTGCGCAATACTCCAACTCCGCAGCAGAAGCCCGCGCCAAAGGCTTCCTTAGGCCCATCGACCGCATCGTGTTTAACCGCGATTACCTCATCGGCGAAGCGAAAAAGGAAGTCCTGCGCATGGTGGACGCCGGTTACGCGCCGCCCGCAAGGCAGAAGCTCCGCGTTCTGGGAGAAGCGGCCCAGGGCATGGCCGAAGCCGAGCTTTTCAACATGCAAAGCGCCGGTTATGTCTCGGAGTACGACGTCTTCCTTGCCAAGCGCATCGCCTTTGTCATCGGCGGCGGCGACGCAAAGAGCGGAGGCTACATCTCCGAGGAAGCCATGCTGAAGCTGGAGCGCGAAGCCTTTGTCGATTTCTTCAAGGAAGAGAAGACGATGGCGAGGGTGGAGGCTATGCTGACGACAGGAAAGCCTTTACGTAACTGA
- a CDS encoding thiolase family protein, whose product MREAYIVSAVRTPGCRRAKGAFADTRPEGLLSFILGAAVDKVPGLSKGDVEDIMCGCSFPEAEQGLNVGRICGQIGGFPQAVSGATVNRFCASGLEAVVQASMRVMCGFSDVTIGAGLESMSYVPMGGNMPRPCPEYTEAHPEMYCSMGITAENVAKRYNVSREAQDEFAYNSHMKAAAARDNGKFIEVVPTPAIKYVEQPDGTFKKETFIQAVDDGIRAETTMEGLAKLRPVFAAVGSVTAGNSSQTTDGSAACVIMSGDKMKALGIKPLGKLVCYATVGCNPDEMGVGPALAIPKVLAKAGVKIEDVGLFEINEAFASQALYCMRELGIDKPGMIERVNIHGGAIALGHPLGCTGAKLAATLLNNMKTKGVKYGVESMCIGGGMGAAALFELCD is encoded by the coding sequence ATGAGAGAAGCTTACATCGTATCGGCAGTGAGAACTCCGGGCTGCCGGAGGGCCAAGGGCGCTTTCGCCGACACCCGTCCCGAAGGACTTCTGTCCTTCATCCTGGGCGCGGCAGTTGACAAGGTTCCCGGTCTTTCAAAGGGCGACGTTGAAGACATCATGTGCGGCTGCTCCTTTCCCGAAGCCGAGCAGGGCCTGAACGTGGGCCGCATCTGCGGCCAGATCGGCGGATTTCCCCAGGCGGTTTCGGGAGCCACCGTCAACCGTTTCTGCGCCTCCGGCCTCGAAGCCGTTGTCCAGGCCAGCATGAGGGTCATGTGCGGTTTTTCCGATGTCACCATCGGCGCTGGCCTTGAGTCCATGAGCTACGTGCCCATGGGCGGAAATATGCCCAGGCCCTGCCCCGAATACACCGAAGCCCACCCGGAGATGTACTGCTCCATGGGCATCACCGCCGAAAACGTGGCCAAGCGCTACAACGTAAGCCGCGAAGCCCAGGACGAGTTCGCCTACAATTCCCACATGAAGGCTGCGGCGGCCCGTGACAACGGCAAGTTCATCGAAGTCGTGCCCACCCCGGCCATCAAGTACGTTGAGCAGCCGGACGGCACCTTCAAGAAGGAAACCTTCATCCAGGCGGTGGACGACGGCATCCGCGCCGAAACCACCATGGAAGGCCTTGCCAAGCTGCGCCCGGTTTTCGCGGCAGTGGGCTCGGTGACCGCAGGCAACTCCTCCCAGACCACCGACGGCTCCGCCGCCTGCGTCATCATGAGCGGCGACAAGATGAAGGCTCTGGGAATCAAGCCCCTTGGAAAACTCGTGTGCTACGCCACCGTGGGCTGCAACCCGGACGAAATGGGCGTGGGTCCGGCTCTTGCCATTCCCAAGGTGCTGGCCAAGGCCGGAGTGAAAATCGAGGACGTGGGCCTTTTCGAGATCAACGAGGCTTTCGCCTCCCAGGCCCTGTACTGCATGAGGGAACTTGGCATAGACAAGCCCGGCATGATCGAGCGCGTGAACATCCACGGCGGAGCCATCGCCCTGGGTCACCCGCTTGGCTGCACGGGAGCCAAGCTCGCCGCCACGCTTCTGAACAACATGAAGACCAAGGGCGTGAAGTACGGCGTGGAGTCCATGTGCATCGGCGGCGGCATGGGCGCGGCTGCCCTGTTCGAGCTGTGCGACTAA